In a single window of the Acetivibrio clariflavus DSM 19732 genome:
- a CDS encoding BlaI/MecI/CopY family transcriptional regulator, with translation MREYKLTESEEKFAELIWQNEPIGSGDLVKLCEKEMNWKKSTTYTVLKKLCEKGIFQNENAVVSSLITRDEYYARQSIRFVEDTFGGSLPKFLTAFISGIKLSKHQAEELKRLIDEHKEV, from the coding sequence ATGAGAGAATATAAGCTTACAGAAAGTGAAGAAAAATTCGCAGAATTAATTTGGCAGAATGAGCCGATAGGTTCCGGCGATCTCGTGAAGCTATGTGAAAAAGAAATGAACTGGAAAAAGTCCACAACATATACAGTACTGAAAAAGTTATGTGAAAAGGGCATTTTCCAAAATGAAAATGCCGTGGTTTCATCTCTAATCACAAGGGATGAATATTACGCCAGGCAAAGTATACGTTTTGTTGAGGATACCTTTGGAGGATCTTTGCCGAAGTTTTTAACAGCTTTTATCAGCGGTATAAAATTAAGCAAACATCAGGCTGAAGAGTTGAAAAGATTGATTGACGAGCATAAGGAGGTGTAG
- a CDS encoding recombinase family protein yields the protein MTNRNVTVIPARKRIGNSAKAEEMPKLRVAAYCRVSTDSEEQATSYEAQIEHYTNYIKSNPEWELAGIFADEGITGTNTKKREEFNRMIEECMQGKIDMIITKSISRFARNTLDCLKYIRQLKDKNIPVYFEKENINTLDTKGEILLTIMASLAQQESQSLSQNVKLGIQYRYQQGKIHINHNRFLGYTKDKDGNLVIVPEEAEIVKRIYREYLEGSSMLQIARGLEADGILTGAGNPRWHTSTINKILRNEKYIGDALLQKTYTVDFLSKKRVPNNGIVPQYYVENSHEPIIPREIFMQVQEQLVKRRCVHISKNGKKRNYSNNHPLSQMVFCGNCHEIFRRVHWNNRGKKSIVWRCVSRLENTGLFCTASTILEDTLKEKIVEAINVAVSGKNSFLAILKKNIETVLSEDLDESTANIDKRLEELQTELIQKANSKEVYNNIVNEIYRLRDLRQETLSRNALRQDKRDRIAEMTDFLDMQTGDITEFDDKLVRKLVEKAIVYDDRIMIEFKSGLEIEVNL from the coding sequence ATGACAAACAGGAATGTTACGGTAATTCCCGCCCGTAAGCGAATTGGAAATAGTGCAAAGGCCGAGGAAATGCCTAAGCTTCGAGTAGCAGCTTACTGTCGTGTTTCTACGGACAGCGAGGAACAGGCAACCAGTTATGAAGCGCAAATTGAGCACTACACAAACTACATCAAAAGCAATCCCGAATGGGAGTTAGCAGGTATATTTGCAGATGAAGGTATTACCGGAACTAACACAAAAAAGCGTGAAGAATTTAACCGGATGATAGAAGAATGCATGCAGGGCAAAATCGATATGATAATTACAAAATCTATCAGCCGGTTTGCAAGAAACACGCTTGACTGCCTGAAGTACATAAGGCAGCTTAAAGACAAGAACATCCCAGTTTATTTTGAAAAGGAAAATATAAACACATTGGATACCAAAGGAGAAATCCTGTTGACCATTATGGCATCTTTGGCACAGCAAGAAAGCCAATCGTTAAGCCAGAATGTAAAACTGGGTATTCAGTACCGATATCAGCAAGGAAAAATCCATATCAATCACAACCGGTTTCTTGGCTATACAAAGGATAAGGATGGCAATTTAGTTATCGTACCTGAAGAAGCAGAGATCGTCAAACGCATTTACAGAGAATATCTTGAAGGTTCCAGTATGCTACAGATAGCTAGGGGTTTGGAGGCTGACGGAATTCTGACGGGTGCAGGCAATCCCAGATGGCATACCAGTACCATCAATAAGATTTTGAGAAATGAAAAATATATCGGTGATGCGCTGCTACAGAAAACCTATACAGTAGATTTTTTATCGAAGAAAAGGGTACCCAATAACGGTATTGTTCCGCAATACTATGTAGAAAACAGCCATGAGCCTATAATCCCGCGTGAAATTTTTATGCAGGTTCAGGAACAGCTTGTTAAAAGAAGATGTGTGCATATAAGTAAGAACGGAAAGAAGAGAAACTATAGCAATAATCATCCTTTATCACAGATGGTCTTTTGCGGCAACTGTCATGAAATATTTCGAAGGGTTCATTGGAATAACCGAGGAAAGAAATCAATCGTATGGAGATGCGTCAGCAGATTGGAAAACACCGGTTTATTTTGTACCGCTTCCACTATACTTGAAGATACGCTTAAAGAGAAAATTGTAGAAGCCATCAATGTAGCGGTCAGCGGAAAAAACTCTTTTCTGGCCATACTGAAGAAGAATATTGAAACCGTATTAAGCGAAGATTTGGATGAGAGTACGGCAAATATTGATAAAAGGCTGGAAGAACTCCAAACCGAGTTAATTCAAAAGGCAAATTCAAAGGAAGTATACAATAATATTGTAAATGAAATTTATAGGTTGCGAGATTTAAGACAAGAAACACTTTCAAGAAACGCTCTCCGCCAAGATAAGAGAGATCGGATTGCTGAGATGACGGACTTTCTTGATATGCAAACTGGTGATATTACGGAGTTTGATGATAAACTGGTCAGAAAACTAGTTGAAAAAGCCATTGTATATGATGACAGGATAATGATTGAGTTTAAGTCTGGGTTAGAAATAGAAGTAAACTTATAA
- a CDS encoding recombinase family protein: MSHIPFGYTIQNGRAVVNEEEAVKIKKLFKVYLSGLSLSEAAQKAGIKRYHTSIARMLTDKRYVEDKFYPPIISKDTFEKAQLERRRRAEALGRIYEHKGNEKKCMNFRFHASMPDNLYDDPFQQAEYAYSLIKSEVILDDKQECYGNSRP; this comes from the coding sequence ATGAGCCATATACCTTTTGGATATACCATTCAAAACGGCAGGGCTGTCGTTAATGAAGAGGAAGCAGTTAAAATTAAGAAGCTATTTAAGGTTTATCTTTCAGGGCTTTCTTTAAGCGAAGCGGCACAAAAAGCGGGCATTAAGCGTTACCACACATCTATTGCAAGAATGCTGACAGATAAACGGTATGTTGAGGATAAATTTTATCCGCCAATTATCAGCAAGGACACATTCGAAAAAGCACAACTGGAAAGACGCAGGCGAGCAGAGGCACTTGGTAGGATTTATGAACATAAAGGAAATGAAAAGAAATGCATGAATTTTAGGTTTCATGCTTCAATGCCAGATAATCTATACGATGATCCATTTCAGCAGGCAGAGTATGCTTATAGTCTTATTAAGAGCGAGGTGATTTTAGATGACAAACAGGAATGTTACGGTAATTCCCGCCCGTAA
- a CDS encoding recombinase family protein, which translates to MRKVTRIDGNNALQAFKPKVRVAAYCRVSTDSDEQMASLEAQKDHYESYIKTNPDWEFAGIYYDEGISGTKKENRTGLLRLLADCENKKIDFIITKSVSRFARNTTDCIEMVRKLTDLGVFIYFEKENINTQRMEGELVLTILSSLAENESLSIAENSKWSIRRRFQNGTYKISYPPYGYDYVDGKLFINKEQAEIVKRIFSEALDGKGTQIIADGLNSDKIPTKRGSHWTATTIRGILSNEKYTGDVLLQKTYTDENFKRHYNHGEKDQYMIKDHHEAIISHEEFEAAQEILKQRGKEKGVIKGSSKYQKRYPFSGKIKCAECGSNFKRRIHGSGDRKYIAWCCTKHIKDASSCSMKFVREDAIHQAFVVMINKLIFGHKFILRPLLQSLKKTNYSDNITKIQEMETKIKENTERVQVIMGLMAKGYLEPALFNTQKNELLKEAAILKEQKEAIKRAIDGSMTALVEVEKLLKFATKAEKQIDAFDSRIFEDFIEEIIVFSQEEIDFKMKCGLNLRERLVK; encoded by the coding sequence GTGAGAAAGGTAACAAGGATTGATGGGAACAATGCTCTTCAAGCTTTCAAACCAAAGGTAAGAGTGGCAGCTTATTGCAGGGTTTCAACCGACAGTGATGAGCAAATGGCAAGCCTGGAAGCACAAAAAGACCATTATGAATCCTATATAAAAACAAATCCTGATTGGGAGTTTGCAGGGATCTACTATGATGAAGGCATATCAGGCACAAAAAAGGAAAACCGAACTGGACTTTTGAGACTGCTTGCAGATTGCGAAAACAAGAAAATTGACTTTATTATAACCAAGTCGGTCAGCAGATTTGCCAGAAACACAACCGACTGTATTGAGATGGTGAGAAAACTTACCGATCTCGGTGTTTTCATCTATTTCGAGAAAGAGAATATAAACACACAGCGCATGGAAGGCGAATTGGTGCTGACAATTTTGAGCAGTCTTGCAGAAAACGAGTCATTATCCATTGCAGAAAATAGTAAGTGGTCTATCAGACGTAGGTTCCAAAACGGAACATACAAAATTTCGTATCCTCCCTATGGTTACGATTATGTGGATGGAAAGCTATTTATCAATAAAGAACAGGCTGAAATCGTAAAGCGGATTTTTTCCGAGGCTTTGGACGGTAAAGGCACACAGATAATTGCAGATGGGCTAAATTCGGATAAAATCCCAACAAAGAGAGGTTCACACTGGACAGCGACAACTATCCGCGGCATTTTAAGCAATGAAAAATATACTGGGGATGTCCTTCTGCAAAAAACCTATACAGATGAGAATTTTAAGCGGCATTATAATCATGGGGAAAAAGATCAATACATGATAAAAGATCATCATGAAGCCATTATATCTCATGAGGAATTTGAAGCCGCCCAAGAGATATTAAAGCAAAGAGGAAAAGAAAAAGGTGTAATTAAGGGAAGCAGCAAGTATCAAAAACGCTACCCTTTCTCTGGGAAAATCAAATGCGCAGAATGTGGCAGCAATTTTAAGCGTCGAATTCATGGCAGCGGTGACCGTAAATATATTGCATGGTGCTGCACAAAGCACATAAAGGACGCATCAAGCTGCTCCATGAAGTTTGTCAGAGAGGATGCGATCCATCAGGCCTTCGTTGTTATGATTAATAAGCTTATTTTCGGTCATAAATTCATTCTAAGACCATTGCTACAAAGCTTAAAGAAGACAAATTACTCAGATAACATAACAAAGATTCAGGAGATGGAAACAAAAATCAAAGAAAATACAGAGCGAGTTCAGGTGATTATGGGACTTATGGCTAAAGGATACCTGGAACCCGCTCTTTTTAATACACAGAAAAATGAGCTGCTCAAAGAAGCAGCCATATTAAAAGAACAAAAAGAAGCCATAAAACGCGCAATCGATGGGAGCATGACTGCTCTTGTTGAGGTTGAGAAGCTTCTTAAATTTGCAACGAAAGCTGAAAAGCAGATTGATGCATTCGATAGCAGAATATTTGAGGATTTTATTGAAGAAATCATTGTGTTTTCACAAGAAGAAATAGATTTCAAAATGAAATGCGGGTTGAACTTAAGGGAAAGGTTGGTGAAATGA
- a CDS encoding SHOCT domain-containing protein — translation MIEAANHLPYNPQETNYTKITQEEIQREVDYWRAYKILQKMLKAGLISEEEFDKIDKLNLKTFSPMYAQLMA, via the coding sequence ATGATAGAAGCGGCTAATCATTTACCATATAACCCGCAGGAAACGAACTATACAAAGATAACGCAGGAGGAAATTCAAAGAGAGGTAGATTACTGGCGGGCATATAAAATCCTGCAAAAGATGCTTAAAGCGGGACTGATTTCAGAGGAGGAATTCGACAAAATCGACAAGTTAAATCTTAAAACTTTTTCTCCAATGTACGCACAGCTTATGGCCTAA
- a CDS encoding N-acetylmuramoyl-L-alanine amidase — protein sequence MKLFTKYMTRNDCYTAGRKITPKGIMVHSTAVPGVMAAEWFSRWNKSYKAGEINRQVCVHAFVDDKEIWQYLPWDHRGWHAGGAANNTHIGFEICEPAGFSYKSGSVMVGYDAAKQEDYFRKAWQNAVELCVMLCKKYGLNENDIICHSEGYKLGIASNHADVMHWFPKHGENMDTFRKAVKKALENSTDINTDIGIGDMVEFKVSVKNYYPGSVEVPTWVKNDYYHRVTQTLYKGKPVIKGGKECVLLGKKVKKSGGQEIAGINTWVAKENLVIVNSIPDNKGNRTYTVQKGDTLWRIAEKELGRGTRYPEIKKLNGLTSDTIYPGQVLKLPE from the coding sequence ATGAAGCTTTTTACTAAATACATGACGCGAAACGATTGCTATACAGCAGGCCGCAAAATCACGCCTAAAGGAATCATGGTACATTCGACGGCTGTGCCGGGTGTAATGGCGGCTGAGTGGTTTTCCCGTTGGAACAAATCTTACAAGGCCGGCGAAATAAATAGGCAGGTATGTGTTCACGCTTTTGTAGACGATAAAGAGATTTGGCAATACCTGCCTTGGGATCATCGCGGGTGGCATGCGGGAGGAGCAGCCAACAATACCCATATTGGCTTTGAAATCTGTGAGCCTGCTGGGTTTTCGTATAAATCCGGGTCGGTAATGGTGGGTTATGATGCAGCAAAGCAGGAAGATTATTTCCGTAAAGCGTGGCAGAATGCTGTTGAACTCTGCGTTATGCTCTGCAAGAAGTACGGTCTTAATGAGAATGACATCATCTGCCACTCCGAAGGATATAAGCTCGGTATTGCCAGCAACCATGCTGATGTGATGCACTGGTTTCCCAAGCATGGGGAGAATATGGACACTTTCCGTAAAGCAGTAAAAAAAGCGCTGGAGAACAGTACAGATATCAATACTGATATTGGAATTGGAGATATGGTGGAGTTTAAGGTCAGTGTAAAGAATTACTACCCCGGCAGTGTGGAAGTTCCAACGTGGGTCAAAAATGACTATTACCACAGGGTCACACAGACTTTATACAAAGGCAAGCCGGTCATAAAAGGCGGCAAAGAATGTGTATTGCTTGGCAAAAAGGTTAAGAAATCCGGTGGTCAAGAAATCGCAGGCATAAACACTTGGGTAGCAAAAGAAAACCTTGTAATTGTAAACAGCATTCCTGATAACAAGGGCAATAGAACCTATACAGTGCAAAAAGGCGACACCTTATGGAGAATAGCGGAAAAAGAACTCGGCAGAGGAACAAGATATCCGGAGATTAAGAAACTCAATGGCCTGACTTCAGATACTATTTACCCCGGACAAGTTCTCAAATTGCCGGAATAA
- a CDS encoding phage holin family protein, which produces MKTVWNWAQAVFTAIGGFLGWFLGGLDGFLYALIAFVAIDYVTGVMCAVVDRKLSSEVGAKGIFKKVLIFVLVGVGHIIDSQVLGNGGAIRTAVIFFYLSNEGVSILENAAHIGLPIPEKLKNALEQLHDRSNEEDEKK; this is translated from the coding sequence ATGAAAACAGTATGGAACTGGGCGCAGGCGGTTTTTACTGCTATTGGCGGATTTCTTGGATGGTTTCTTGGAGGGCTGGATGGATTTTTATACGCACTCATCGCTTTTGTAGCCATTGACTATGTGACCGGAGTGATGTGTGCCGTTGTAGACAGAAAACTTTCGAGTGAAGTCGGGGCCAAGGGCATCTTTAAGAAAGTGCTTATTTTTGTACTTGTAGGTGTAGGACACATCATCGACAGCCAGGTGCTAGGCAATGGCGGGGCAATTCGGACAGCAGTGATTTTCTTTTACCTAAGTAATGAGGGAGTTTCAATTCTTGAGAATGCAGCACATATAGGACTGCCCATTCCTGAAAAGCTGAAGAACGCATTGGAACAACTGCATGATCGCTCAAATGAGGAGGATGAAAAGAAATGA
- a CDS encoding glycosyl hydrolase family 18 protein — MRDFLKGKRCMVWSFMGNARMYEALRDYGDRFDTVGIFTFEVDATGTITETGTSISSMLPYIQKWPHIKWLLTIMNHGIANIFTALRNNENGAKDKFLTEIIRIMNKYPWCAGVDIDLERGGGYENKDAANALFRDIYNTVKSYDATKLVNICLPGMTGVQGSVGGENWCVYADLNDYCDTAAIMSYGMAWAGSAPGPVSPRDWLEGIYDYAVSVMSPDKIFMGLPAYGWNWRIHDTPENLGITYRGVSNTYYAAKYWMTGVYNFTGDAPPQPFIPIVAYWDDYNKVPWALPHVYDYMEGWDAVSWEYPLLKGVYNRRRYLTSYGKEQKAEFGTIYIDRNGVPDKYEGNVIITDEMASLGDDQASAEYRFEITEAGYYDIAVQLCFPYWDKNAIIVSLDGESKTFSENRLWWPYWRRVCWLTLAKGVFLQEGTHAVSINGGVPGVQFYGFRVCSGFSEYPFAGEASFMLSPRRFKDVNGVMVEPDRGFKLTFEMLRRKPDSALIWYEDFRDRNILPENYWTVLDGEWDVWQDPDSTESRPYSQLEGYGKLAWKYDGFSDVHIRARLAFPQNSSGRAGVFLGDIFCCLNYDTQRVELYQGNSLLGSYSTSFSKTVDADLRANPNMYTIEMRKRGNKVRVYSGAASTLRFTVNVIGGSGYAGYCSDNRTVCELLRLGDAWVYEPYERFDVELPDGTITSFGRLARTGVTWDDEFQVFSVNSDVEESITRSEDISMDYDFFHSQLLALSCGNDYEVKIIPKDINIWISRLFLGDADGFSILYYQDVDSLVYWANEAAYRWKLRGIAIWSLGQEDMRLWEALPKQI; from the coding sequence GTGAGGGATTTCTTAAAAGGCAAACGGTGCATGGTGTGGAGTTTTATGGGTAATGCCCGAATGTATGAAGCGCTTAGAGACTACGGCGACCGCTTTGATACGGTAGGCATTTTTACTTTTGAGGTTGACGCAACAGGCACAATCACTGAAACCGGTACCAGCATCAGCAGCATGCTTCCGTATATTCAGAAATGGCCGCACATTAAGTGGCTGCTCACAATTATGAATCATGGAATAGCCAATATTTTTACTGCACTTCGCAACAACGAAAACGGTGCAAAGGATAAGTTTCTTACTGAAATCATCCGAATAATGAACAAGTATCCATGGTGCGCTGGGGTAGATATTGACCTGGAGCGCGGTGGCGGTTATGAAAACAAGGATGCGGCGAATGCTTTATTTAGGGATATATACAATACAGTTAAGTCTTATGATGCAACAAAGCTTGTCAACATCTGCCTGCCGGGTATGACCGGCGTTCAAGGCTCAGTGGGCGGTGAAAACTGGTGTGTTTATGCCGATCTTAACGACTATTGCGATACCGCCGCCATCATGAGCTACGGCATGGCATGGGCGGGCTCTGCTCCCGGCCCAGTATCTCCTCGTGACTGGCTTGAGGGCATATATGATTATGCTGTTTCCGTTATGTCACCCGACAAGATATTCATGGGGTTGCCTGCTTATGGCTGGAACTGGAGGATTCATGATACACCTGAAAACCTTGGAATAACCTATCGAGGAGTGTCTAATACCTACTATGCGGCAAAATACTGGATGACTGGGGTTTACAATTTCACAGGCGATGCACCGCCTCAGCCGTTTATTCCAATTGTGGCTTACTGGGATGACTATAACAAAGTACCTTGGGCTCTTCCTCATGTATATGATTATATGGAAGGATGGGATGCTGTATCCTGGGAATATCCGCTGCTAAAAGGGGTTTATAACAGGCGAAGATATTTGACAAGCTATGGCAAGGAGCAGAAAGCGGAGTTCGGAACCATTTATATTGACAGGAACGGAGTTCCGGATAAATACGAAGGAAATGTCATTATTACTGATGAGATGGCCTCACTTGGAGATGACCAGGCGTCAGCAGAGTACCGTTTTGAGATAACAGAAGCGGGATATTACGATATTGCAGTACAGCTTTGCTTTCCTTACTGGGACAAAAATGCGATTATCGTTTCCCTTGATGGTGAATCAAAGACTTTCAGCGAGAACCGTTTATGGTGGCCATACTGGAGAAGAGTTTGCTGGTTGACACTTGCAAAAGGTGTATTTCTCCAAGAGGGAACGCATGCTGTCAGCATAAACGGTGGTGTGCCGGGAGTCCAGTTTTACGGTTTTAGGGTTTGCAGTGGATTTTCGGAGTATCCCTTTGCCGGTGAAGCCAGCTTTATGCTCTCTCCTCGTCGGTTCAAGGATGTAAATGGTGTGATGGTTGAGCCGGATCGAGGTTTTAAACTGACCTTTGAAATGTTGCGAAGAAAACCCGACTCGGCGCTTATTTGGTATGAAGATTTTCGGGACAGGAACATCCTGCCTGAAAATTACTGGACTGTGTTGGACGGCGAATGGGATGTTTGGCAGGACCCAGACAGCACAGAAAGTCGCCCATATTCCCAGCTTGAGGGATATGGCAAACTTGCATGGAAATACGACGGATTTTCCGACGTGCATATTCGGGCAAGGCTGGCCTTCCCTCAAAATAGCAGTGGACGGGCTGGGGTGTTCCTTGGGGATATTTTCTGCTGCTTAAACTATGACACGCAAAGAGTCGAGCTTTATCAAGGTAATTCCTTGCTTGGTAGCTATTCCACCAGTTTCTCAAAAACTGTAGATGCCGATCTTCGTGCTAATCCGAATATGTATACTATAGAGATGCGAAAACGCGGCAATAAAGTAAGAGTATATTCTGGTGCAGCTTCAACCCTGCGTTTCACAGTGAATGTAATCGGTGGTAGTGGTTATGCAGGGTACTGCTCGGACAACCGGACGGTATGCGAGCTGCTGCGGCTGGGCGATGCGTGGGTATATGAACCATACGAGCGTTTTGATGTGGAACTCCCGGATGGAACTATAACCAGCTTTGGCAGGCTTGCTCGCACTGGTGTCACGTGGGATGATGAATTTCAGGTGTTTTCAGTAAATAGCGATGTGGAGGAATCGATAACTCGCAGTGAGGACATTTCGATGGATTATGACTTCTTCCACTCACAACTTTTGGCTCTTTCTTGCGGTAATGACTATGAAGTAAAGATTATACCGAAAGACATCAATATTTGGATATCCCGTCTCTTCCTCGGAGATGCAGATGGTTTTTCTATTCTGTATTATCAGGATGTGGACAGCCTTGTTTACTGGGCAAACGAAGCGGCTTATCGATGGAAACTGCGAGGTATAGCCATCTGGTCTCTTGGGCAGGAGGATATGCGGTTGTGGGAGGCGCTTCCGAAGCAAATATAG
- a CDS encoding distal tail protein Dit encodes MGFIYNGISSQSMKIRARLTKWQVSPALRNSFETVPGKAGIADFGCDISERNIIISCSVLPQRSFAELVSVLDNVAEWLNPENGLKQLVIDDLPDRYFMARLSEAVDCERILRTAGSFELRFVCPDPYAYALEDEIFVLSETGLHELERVKGNADSNPVYLLKGLISTSSSSYISLITNGEELLIVGSLSEGETLIVDSGMVTAKVIDETGRTLRNGLPSLQDLNFPILRKGVNHIEIAAENATFTELKIQAKSRWR; translated from the coding sequence ATGGGATTTATCTACAATGGAATATCGTCGCAAAGTATGAAAATACGAGCAAGACTTACCAAATGGCAGGTCTCCCCTGCCCTGCGCAATTCCTTTGAAACTGTGCCGGGCAAAGCAGGTATTGCAGATTTTGGCTGCGATATATCAGAACGAAACATAATAATTAGCTGTAGTGTGCTTCCCCAGCGCAGTTTTGCTGAGCTTGTATCGGTTCTTGATAATGTTGCAGAATGGTTAAATCCGGAAAACGGGCTTAAACAACTTGTTATAGATGATTTGCCCGACCGATATTTCATGGCTCGCTTATCAGAAGCGGTTGACTGTGAGCGGATATTGCGGACAGCGGGCAGCTTTGAACTTCGGTTTGTTTGTCCCGACCCGTATGCTTATGCGTTAGAAGATGAGATATTTGTTCTTTCTGAAACAGGTCTGCATGAGCTGGAGAGGGTTAAAGGAAATGCGGATTCCAATCCGGTTTATCTCTTGAAGGGTTTGATATCAACGTCCTCATCAAGCTATATTTCGCTTATTACAAACGGCGAGGAATTGCTAATTGTTGGCTCATTATCTGAAGGTGAAACTCTGATTGTCGACTCCGGCATGGTAACAGCTAAGGTTATTGATGAAACAGGCCGAACCTTGAGAAATGGCCTTCCCAGCCTGCAGGATCTGAATTTTCCAATTCTCAGGAAAGGTGTTAATCATATTGAGATTGCCGCAGAAAACGCGACCTTTACTGAGTTAAAAATACAGGCAAAAAGCAGATGGAGATAA